TTTTTACAGGATAACAAGGTAAATAATACACTAAGTACATGACAAAAATTTACAATACTCCAGTTGAGGTAAACGTTTCCTCCAGCCGAGGCGTATCTATTTAGCTCAGCAAGAAATTACGCCGATTTGGATTATTTGATAGTGATTATCCCGGAAACGCCTAAATTAATAGCATACTGAAGGAATTCACGTTACAAACGCTTAATTATCAGGCACGCGTTACAAACGCGCGCCAGATGTGAATGAAAAAAAGGTGCCTCATTTTTGAGACACCCTCTTCAATCAGGTGAAAATCATCCGATTACTTCCCGAATTTGAAATCAAGTCCAATAGCATAAGCTTGTGTAAACTTTCCATAGGTCGTCGTAACAGGAATGTATGTAGCGTCAAGGATATGTCCCAGGTTCGTTGAACCATCCTTATAAAAGGCAAACATGGCACCAATGTTAAGGTCAATTTTCGGGGTTATTTTCCAGGCTCCTCCAAAGCCGACAGCATTCGATGACGTGCTGTAGCTGAGATCGGACTGATAGAACTGGTTTGTGCCATCCTTTGAATAGAGATACCCTGCGCTGACCAGTATTTTCTCGCTGATATCGTATTGCAGTCCAACGCCAATTTCCCAGAAATTTTTATCGATAATCGAACTGTTGGTGGGGTTATCCTTCTCGAAAGTAAGCGTATCTGACTTACCATAATATGCATTTTTGTCCCAGTAATAGTTAAAGTCGGCATAAGCTCTGAGTTTTTCGGTCACAGGGTATGAAGCACCGACAGCAAGCATAGCCGGCAAGTCGCTGCCCGATTTTTCCTTGTCGGGAAATTCACCGGTACCATCCACTTTTGTATCGTTTTCGACATCAATCACTGTTAAGAATTCATATCTCAGGCTGAGAGTCAGTTTTTCCTGAAAAGTCAGGTTTGCAGCGATAATTGGTGTGAATCCATGGCCTTTTTGTACGACGTCGACCTCCTTATCACCGGTTTGTGCGGCAAGTCCGGTCATTTGAGCAGCTCCTGCAGTAGCATTACCGGCTACTGTTGTAAATACCACCTGAGCCTGGCCAATTGGAGTTTCAATTGGTTGCTCTGCACCCTGAAGAGCTTGTTCGAAGGATGCCTGCTGTTCAGGAGTTATGTAACCGGCAGCTGCAGCCTGAGCAAAGGTTACATCACCTAATCCTGCGGCAGCCAGATTGCTTGCACCGGTGGCAGCAGTATTATAACTTGTTGCAACACCAGTATAATATTGAGCCATGTCATTGCCGAATGCATCAGCTTGTATAAATAATCCACCCCCACTTGCAGGATTGATCATGATATTCCGTATTGATCCTTTATAAGTGTTCTTTACGGTCACATACCTTACGCCAGCATAAACCGAAACCTCGGGACTGATCTCATAGGATAATCCGGCCTGATAACCAAAGTAAACAGAGGTACCTTCAAAACTGATGTCGACCTTGTAATCGGTCACACCGGCAGAAGGACGCAGGGCTGGAACCAGATCGGAAATAGGAATCGCAAAAGATGGTACTCCTTTGTCATACTCAGCGCTGCCGCCGCCGCCAATGGGATTAAAACCAAAGGAGACTGCGAATTTACCAAACCTGTAAGCTGCATAGATACCAGGGAAGAAAGGTGCTGATACCTTACCGGTATACTCAGCTTCAGGTGCGCCATGTAAGAAAGGGTAATTACTTGTTACAGTGTTGGTCTGAAAAATCGATTGGTTGTTAATAGACAGAAAAAGACCTTTCTGCAGCTTTGTAAGACCGGCAGGGTTAAAATACACGGCATCAATGCCGAGTGAAGCGTTCCGTGCCATGAGCCGGGCAAAGGCCGCACTCTGGTTGGTGTTCGTCACGATGCCCCCTGCCAACACATGCAGACTAAGTGTGGCAAGTGCAAAAAACAAGAATAATGCTTTTTTCATGGGATAGGTTTTAGTTACTACTTGTTTTAAGAATTCCTGTGGAATTCCGCAGCCAAGATATGCTAAAATAAGATTTTCTCCAAATTTTGATGAAACTTACATTGATTTTTACCGGCTCTATGACTCAATGCCACTTAAAAATTTTGAGACCGGCAGAAAAGAAGATCACACCGGTAGCAGCCATAAACAGGGAAGGACCGGAGATATCCCTCAAGTCGGCTCCCTCAATAAAAACACTTCGTAACCCGTCGGCCAGCATGGTAAGAGGTAATTTCTGGATAATAGGAATACTCCACTCCGGGAAATTATGATAGCTGAAAAAAATACCCGATAGCACCATCATAGGCATGACGACGACATTAATAAAGCCATTACCGATTTCGGTTTTCGATGTGTGCGATGAAATAAAAATAGCTATACCGGCAAATGCTATATTACCTGTTATAAAGATGATCAGCAATCCGGCAACACTGCCCTGAACAGTGATTCCAAAGACAATATTGGCAAAAAGAAAAAGCAGGGCTGATTCCACGAAATTCATCGCTACCCGCACGGATATCAGCGTAATCAGAAAATAGGATTTTTTCATCGGCGTAGCCACCAGCCGACGAAGTAGTTTTTTAGATCTCTTTTCGATAATACCCCATGATATACCCCACATGCTCGACATCATGACGCCCATAGCTATCAGTCCGGGAACCAGAAAATCAATATAGCGGGTGCCGCTGACTGTTAAAGGAATGATATTTTCATTGATTATATTGACCTTTATCTGCCTCCTGCTGAAGACATCCGAAAGTTTAAGATAGGTTAGCTGCGCATCAGGATTTAAGGGATCAAAATGATATTGTATCTCGCCATCTTTTTCATCTATCACCAGGTTCAGATTACCGCGTTTAAGCCGGATGATAGCATCTTTCCATGAGGTCTTCTGAAATAAAAACGTGGTATTCCCCAGCTTATCATCAGGTATAGTCAATTTATACTGTGACGTGTTATTACCGGAAATAATCTTTTCAGTGTTGGATTGTAAAAAGGTTTCTATCACATGAAGGGTATCATCAATCGTGCTGTCTATCCCATTTCTTTCAATAACAGCGACTTTCCTCGTGATATCGGGTTTTTGGGTGAAAGCTATTCCCAGTCCAAGCGACATAAGTATCGGAAAAACAATGCCCCAGAAGAGAACACCCGGCTCACGGATGAGCTCCTTGAATTGTGCCGAGAGCAACTGAAAAAACTGTCCCTGTCGAAAGAGATTATACATGCAAATGTCTTCCTGTTAATGATATAAACAGATCATCCAATGTATATGTATTTGTTGAGCTGTCATTTTTTTCCGACAGAAGCTGTCCTAATGTGCCTTCCTTTAAAATTCGTCCCTTGTCGATGATGATGATATAGTCGCAAAGCTGCTCAGCTTCCTCCATATAATGGGTTGTGAGGACAAGAGAAGTGTGCTCCTGTTCCTTAAGCTTCAGAAGTATCGACCAAATTTCCCTCCGGGCATTGGGATCTAAGCCAGTAGTAGGCTCATCCAAAAGCAAAATCCGGGGTTTGTTGATCAAGGCTATACCGATGGCGAGCCGTTGCCGTTGTCCCCCTGAAAGATTGACGACATAGGCTTTTTTTTTCTCCTCCAGGCCAATAATATCCATGATTTCGGCAGCACGTTCATGGCCAAGGCGAAAAAAGCTGGCAAAGAGCCTGAGTGTCTCCCAGACAGTCAATTTATCAATAAAATGAGTTTCCTGAAGCGACAGGCCGATGATCTGGTGCAGGGTATCCTCATGACCTCTCCATGGCATGCCCAGAATATATATTTCTCCTGCATCAGGTTTCTGAATACCTTCTATCATTTCCACCAGGGTCGTCTTTCCGGCACCATTAGGTCCCAGCAAAGCAACAAACTGCCCCTGTGGAATCCTGAGGTCAATGCCTTTGACAGCCTGCACGGTTTTAAAGGACTTATGTACTCCTTTCACTTCAATGACAGGATCGGCATTTATCGTATCTTTGCCAGGAATATTCATGAGTGATCAATGTAACAGGCTTATTTGCAGAATTTGACCGATTCAGGTGCCGAAATTACAACAAAAATCCCTGAGGAATGTTTGATAGATAAAACTAAAGTATGCAACAGATGCCATTAACCAGACTTCGGAATATTGGTATTGCAGCTCATATAGATGCAGGAAAAACAACAGTTACAGAGAGGATACTTTTTTTTACAGGGACTAACCGGAAAATCGGAGAGGTGCATGATGGCCAGGCCACGATGGACTTCATGAAGCAGGAGCAGGAAAGAGGGATAACCATCGCGTCGGCTGCCATCACCTGTTTCTGGAAAGGATCGCAGATCAATATCATTGATACCCCGGGACATGTGGATTTCACTATTGAGGTTGAACGGTCATTGCGAGTGATCGACGGCATGGTCGCTGTATTTTGCGCTGTCGGCGGCGTAGAACCCCAGAGCGAAACAGTATGGAACCAGGCCGACCGCTACCGGGTGCCGCGTATAGCTTTTATAAATAAAATGGACCGTGCGGGCGCAGACTTCAATGAAGCTGTAGCCCAGATGAACAAGTATCTGGATGCCAATGCTGTTCCATTCCAGATTCCTATTGGCGCTGAAGAAAACTTCCGTGGCATCATCGATATCATGGAAAGAAAAGCCTTTATTTTTGATGACAAGGAATGGATTGAAACGGACATTCCTGCCGGGTACAAAAACACCTGTGAAGAAGCCCGTAACTTACTTATTGAGAATATTGCCGACTTTAACGAGGAAATAATGGAACTTTTCCTTCATGACAAGGAAGTGACGACAGAGAGCCTGAAGCTGGCCGTGCGTGAGGCTACGCTGAAGTTACTCATCACTCCCGTTTTCTGCGGTGCAGCATACAAAAACAAGGGCATACAGCACCTTCTCGACGCTGTGATAGATTATCTGCCCTCCCCCGTCGATGTCGGTGCTGTCATTGGCTTAGATGTCGATGATCCTGAAAAATTCCATTCACGCCACCCATCGCCAAAAGATCCCTTTGCGGCGCTGGCATTTAAACTTATCACTGATCCCTTTGTTGGTCAACAGACATTTATACGCATTTTCTCCGGAACCCTGAAAAGCGGCATGCAACTCGTAAATTCGACTAAGAACAAATATGAGCGTGCCGGAAGAATTCTTAAAATCCATGCAAAAGCCAGGGAAGAAACCGAAGAAGCCGGGCCCGGGGATATTGTCGCCCTTATCGGCATGAAGTACACTAAAACAGGTGATACCCTCTGCGAAGAAGGTCACAGGCTGTTTCTCGAATCCATCCACGTCCCGCCTTCTGTTATTGAACTCAAGGTAACACCCCTGAGACGGAAAGACCTGGAAAAATTCAGCGAGGCACTGAAAAAACTTTCGAATGAAGATCCGTCATTTCATTTCCACTTTGACGAGGAAACAAATGAAACGATCATCTCAGGAATGGGAGAGCTGCACCTTGAGATCATCATCGACAGGCTGAAATATGAGTTTGATGTGGAAGTGGAAACTGGTGAACCCTCTGTGTCATTCAGGGAAACCATTACCGGTGAAACGGAGTCGAATTACAGGCATGTCAAGCAAACCGGTGGCAAAGGACAGTTTGCACATACGGTCATACGCATTGAACCCAACGAAGGAAAAGGATATGAATTTGTAGATAAAATCAAGGGAGGAGCTATTCCTACTGAATATGTCCTGTCAGTCAACAAAGGCATACAGAAAACAATGGAAAAAGGCATCCTGGCCGGTTATCCCATTATGGACATAAAAGTGGTGCTGCTTGATGGCAGCTATCATCCGGTTGACTCGTCGGACATGGCTTTCCAGACCTGTGCTTCGATCTGTTTTAAAAACGGATTCATGAAAGCCAACCCTATACTCCTCGAACCTGTGATGAAAGTCGAGGTCAACACGCCTGACGATTATATCGGAGATATTGTGGGAAATCTTCACCGGCGACGCGGCAAGATCGAGGCGATGCGGAGATTCAGAAAAGGATCACAGAAAGTTAACTGCTTTGTTCCGTTGATGGAGATGTTCGGTTATTCCACACAGCTCCGCAATCTTTCCAGCGGCAGGGCAGCCTATTCCATGGAATTCTTTAAATATTTACCCCTGACCAAAACTTTACAGGATGAGGTGTTAAAGAATCTGGCCGAAAAGAAAAAATCAGGATAAGTAGCAGCCAAACAGTTTATATGATCTATTCCGCAGGCTTTTTTCCTGTCAGAAGAAGCGACTCCCTCAGCCGTGTCGAGAGAAGAAAACTCACTACCATCAGGCCTATGAGCACGAGCAATGATAAAGTCATGGACCCTGTGCCCGGAGCCTTATACAGATCCATGCCAAAGATGAAAATGATACCTGATATCTGTCCCATGAGAATTAGCAAACCATTTGTCGTGCCTTCAGGTGCCGGATTGGCTATTTCTGCCCCATATTGAAATCCTATCGGTCCCGCGCTGAGCAGGAAAAAACCCATGACAAAGGAAGCTGCCAGCAACAGCCCGTAACTGGTAGCATACGTGATGCCGATGAGGCCTAATGTGGATGCGCCCAAAGCGATAAGAATAAAAGGTACCCGTTTACGGTAGCGGTCCGACAGAAAGGGCATGATCACAGCGCCTACAATGCCCCCGAGGACCATCAGTCCGCCGGATAATCCGGCCTGTGTGATGGTAAATCCCCGTGGCCGCAGGATATCTTCGATCCATGTTGTCACACAGTTGAAAACCCCTAATCCAATAAAAAAGACTACCATCAACAGGACGAAATCCTTTTTATGTAAAGCATTTCTGAGTCCGTCAAACACCAGCGACCGCTCCTCCTGCCCCGGCAGGCATGCCGGTGTGGGCGGACGCTCCCTGGCAAGAAATATAAACAGAACAGCCGAGAAAATCGAAATAAACCCATAAATGAGCAACATGGTGCTGATACTATGGCTGATGATAAGAAACGGTGTTAGCGCCATGCCAATGACAATACCCAAATACATGGCAAGAGCGCCCAAACCCGTGGCTGTCGCCCTTTCCTGTATTGGAAACCAACGGGCAGCGATGGCAGTGGTCGAGTTGAGTATAAATGGTTGCCCAATGGCAATTCCTATTTGTGCTATCAAAACAAGTGTATAATCCGATGCAAATATGCCACGCATAAGCCCGAAGACACCCGTGAGGACAGCACCAATGCCGACGGCTACCTTAAATCCATATGTATCGATGATCCATGAAGCCGGTAGCGATACAAAAATGTAGACGATCATAAAACTCATGGAAAGCAGGCCGATGCTTAAATCCGACACACCATAAAAGCTGGCGGCACTACCGGTGATAGGTGCAAAGGTTATCCATAACAATTGATTGACTATGGAGACCGACATGAATGCGATGAGAATGATCCATCGGTAACCATAAATTTTGAAGTTCTCAGGTTCCATGTAAAGCACTTTATTAAGTAAAATTTTGTGAAACGGCCAAAGGTATAAAAAAAGTCAGTAGTATCAATTATTTAGATTCTGCCCTGATAAAGAACATTTTCATCTTGCCTTTACCTTTTACCTCTATCTCTTCCCTTTCCTCGAATTTGAACTTATCTTTAACGAGGTTGTAGGTTACATCGGAAATATTGATCCGCATAGGTTCAGAGACATTTTCTATTCGGGAAGCAGTATTGATAGTATCACCAAAAACATCGTAAATGTATTTTTTAACTCCGACCACACCGGCAATTACAGGGCCGGAATGGATGCCCACACGAATCCGCCAGTCTATTTTTGATTCAAGGTTTTTCTTTTCCAAATATTGAATCATCTCCACGGCTGACCAAATGATATTTTCGGCATGTCGTGGATTTTCATCCGGCAAACCGCAAACTGCCATATATGCATCACCAATGGTTTTTATGCGTTCACAATTATATTTCTCAATAATGGTATCAAATGCAGTAAAGATTTTATTCAATTCATCAATAAGAAACTTTGGCTCCATTCTGGCAGCCAGTTCAGTAAAATCCACGATATCGGTAAAACAGACTGTAACGTTTTCATAGAGCTGTGGTTCTGTCTTGCCTTTCTCCTTCAGGTCAGTGGCAATGCCTGACGGTAGTATGTTCAATAACAATTTGTCAGATTTATCCTTCTCGCTGACAATGATCTCATTTGCTTTTCTTTTCTGGCGAAGGCTTAAATAAATGACAACAGCAAGCATGATAAGTAATGCGATACCACCTATCAGCGAATTTCGGAATATCCTGTCCTTTTTTATGGTCAGGGTCTGAATAACTTCTTTTTGTTGCAGTAATGTAATAACCCTATCCTTTTTTTCAGTTTCATATTTTACTTCAAAGTCAGTGATCTGTTTATGTATTTCCTCACTATAAAGTGTATCCTTTATGTCCACATATTTTTTATAATAATTCAATGCTTCAGAATAATTCCCCATTGCAGCGTATAGATCGGAATACAAGAGGTAATTGGTTTTCAGCTGATCCTTAAGACTAATCTGGTCAGCAATTTTTGTACTCTGCGACAAATAACTGATGGATTGGTTATAAGCGCCCTTTACCTTGGAAATATCGGCCAGTGTTGCATAAACAGAAGCAAGATTAACAGGTCTATCCAGTTCCTGATAAATTCCAACAGCCAGCTGGAGGTATTGAATGGCCGCATCATATCTCTGCTGCCCGAAGTAACAACTTCCCATATTCGCATTCAGAGTTGCAATCAGATCCTTGTTATTCTGTTCATTTGCCATTGTGTGAGCCATTTGGAAATATTCCAAAGCTTTGTCAAATTGTTTCTTATGTGAATAAGCCACTCCAATGTTATTCAGGCGGTTAGGGATCTCTCTTACTTTACCGAGTGCTCTGTCAATCGCCAATGCCTCTTCAATGAATTGTATGGCCTGGTCGAACTTTTCCCATTCTTTGTAAACCAAGCCAATATTGTTCAAAGAAATGGCCATACCTGCTGAGTCACCTAATTTTTCTTTGAGTTTTAAAGACCGTTCATAAAAGAGAATGGCAGTGTCATAGCGTCCCCAGGAATCATAAATAGAGCCAAGATTGTTCAGTGACTTTGCTATACTTTGGGTATCGCCCTGTTGCATATCCAATACAAGAGCTTTATTATAGTAGGCAACAGCACTGTCATAAGTTCCTAATTTTTTATAGGCCAGACCAATGTTATTATAGCGGGTGGCATAATTAGCCGGCACTTTAATTTTTCTGTCTTCCGAAAGGGCTCTTTCATACCATGTTATCGCCTCATGATAATTATTCATCATGAAATAGCAAATCCCGATATTATTCAATGCTTCAGCGATTTTTTCCCTATCCGGTTCGCTCACAGTGTTTTCCTTTTGAAGAAATGAAAGGTACTTCTCGATGGCTTCGGAATATTTCCTTTGGTCAATTAATGCATAAGCCCTGTCATAATCAGTGAGCGTATCATTTTGAGCATTGGCTTTCAAGGTCAATACCACAATGACCAGAAAAAATGAGAATATGCCCAAAATCTTTAAAATCCTCATTCGCGAGATGATGAATTAGCCATATCCAGTAATGTAACTAATGCGGATCAGGTTGTAACGAGATTTCCTCCTGACAGTGCAAATACTATGGTTGAAGCAGGGCTTGTGCCGGGTCCGTATACCAATCCCTCATTATCATCTTCAAGACGGATACCGGATCCACCAGGTCCATCTGTCATACAATACACTTTAGTGATGGGAGGAGTGTCATTTTTATGATTCAATAGAAAATTTTTTATCTCCTGCCTGTTGATCGAGGTATCGACATAATGGGAATATATCTGAAAACTGATCGCGCCAATGCAATTGGAACTGACAGGTATGACAGATGGTACAACGTATGTTGGTGACACTACAACACTGCCTTCATTCCATCCAAGATATGGTGTTCCTGTTGTCAATTTAGTTTTCAATAAACCAAGATGGTCGACCAAACCTTCTAATAATTTTGTCAAATCGCCTCCGCCGGTTGCAATAAATGATGCTTCTTTGAGCAGGGTAGCTGGATTTCCCTCGGTGATGAGCTTTACATTTATCTTAAAAAAAGAGAAGAGTTGCTTAATATCCTGTATAAATGAATTATAATATTGTCCGTCATAAGCATATGGAATAAGCAGGACCTCGCTTATTTTCTGGCTGTTTAACAGCCATGTTATCTGCGATTTTAAAAAGTCGGAAAACAACAGGATGTCATAGTTGTTTTCAAGGTTAGCAAGTGTTAATTTTCTTTTCATGGCGATCATCTTAGTAAATATTAATTTAGATAAAAAGTTTGCCAAATATAATGAAAATTTGCCTGATTCGCAGGTGAATATTTTTGGATTTTAAATATTGCCATAATCCGGTTTATTCCGTTCAGGTGTATACAAATCTATGCTGGCTTTTTTCGTAAAGAGTACCAAATAATAAATGTACTTACCAAGGCCATTACAGCAAGACTAACCAGGTAAGATGGATTAGAGAATATCTCAGGGATACTATGAAATATTTGAGATGTAATGGTATATGAAAGAAAATAATTATTTATAAATATTTCGGATAACGAAATAATCTATCCTTTTTTAAGGGTGAATGAAAAGGTGGATCCCACACCTGGCTTGCTGCGCACATTAACCGTTTGCTCATGCGATTCAATGATATGTTTTACGATGGCCAACCCTAAACCGGAGCCTCCCATGCCACGCGAACGGCTCTTATCCACCCTGTAAAAACGTTCGAAAAGTCGGGGTAGATGCCCGGCATCAATGCCAATGCCATTATCGGATACTTCAACCAGGATCTGCTCATCCATGTCATAAAAGCTCAACTTGGTCCGGCCACCCGTGTGCCCATATTTTATTGAATTATCGATCAGGTTAATCAAAACCTGCTTGATACGCTCCTTATCAGCCCAAACAAAAATGTGGGAATCTTTTGCGACTCCTGCCTGAAAAATCAGATGAATATCTTTTTGTTTTGCCTTATCTTCAAGTAACTCAAAAACATCATTAACAAGCGCTACTATATTGAACCGGGTATATTCTAACTTCAACATATCTGACTCCAGCTGCGAAATAATCTCCAGGTCTTCCACAATGGTGATCATACGTTCAACATTCTTCGCCGTTTTATACAGATAGACCTTATTCACTTCGGGATCAAGATATGCACCTTCGAGCAAGGTGAGGATATATCCCTGAATATTGAAGATCGGCGTTTTCAGCTCATGCGAGATATTACCTAAAAATTCCCTCCGGTAGGCTTCCATACTCTTCAGTTTTTCGATTTCCTCTCTTCGTTTCACAGCCCATTCCATGACTTCTTCATTGACAGTATGAATGATATCTTCCTTCAAATCGACTTTTGCCACTTTCTCATCTTTTGAAAGCTTTAGTGTCCGGATGGTCTTATAAACCAACTTAATCCTGTCGTGTATATATTTTTTCAGAATAAAGGAAAATGTAAAGAAGGTCACCGCAAGTATGATGACTCCGGATAAACCGAATACGAGCCAGTGGATATGCTGATATACCAGAATGCTGATAATGGTATAAACAGCCAGATAAAATACCAGGATAACTGCCGAAGCAAGGAGAACAAGGTAGTATGGTTTTGACGGTCGCATAAATTCAATTATCAATGATCAAGGATCAATGATCAATAAAAAAAATACAACCAACTGATCATTGATCATTGTTCATTGATCATTGTTCATTGATCATTGTTCGTATTTGTATCCAACTCCCTTAATGGTTACAATATTGTCTGTGCCCAGTTTTTCACGGATCTTCCTTATGTAAACGTCAATGGTACGTTCACCGACAATAATATCATCACCCCATATTCTGGCATATATTTCTTCGCGTGTGAACACCCTGTTGGGTTTGGAAACCAATAGGGCAAGAAGTTCAAATTCTTTTTTGGGCAGCGTGAATGACCTGCTTTTAAAATGGACCTCGTATGCCTCGCGATCAATTATCAGGTCGTCCGCAGAGGAGCCTGTTTCCGGCTTTTCATCAGATATCCTGTAGCGACGCAGCAACGCCGCTACCTTGCTTATTAGTAAACGGGGCTTGATGGGTTTGGTGATGTAATCATCAGCACCGGCGTCAAATCCGGCAATCTGGGAGTAATCTTCACTCCTGGCGGTAAAGTAAGTGATGACGGTATTTTTAAGCAGTTCGATATCTCTCATCTCCCGGCATGTTTCAATGCCATCCATTCCGGGCATCATGATATCGAGGATGATCAACTGCGGCACATGTTGCCGTGCAAGCGTTACAGCTTCGTCACCATTGCCGGCAGTAATCACCTGGTATCCCTCCTTGCGCAGATTATAACCTACAAACTCCAGTATATCTTCTTCATCATCAACAATAAGTATTTTAATATCACTATTGGTCATTATGCTTGGCTGTTTTTAATTGACCTCACCCCCCGTCCCCCTCTCCTCCAGGAGAGGGGGTGAAGGGGGTGAGGTGGTTTGGTGATCATACCAATTAATTTGTGCAACTTCAAATTACTACAGTATCCAAAATTACAAAAGAAATATATCATCTACACCTTGTTCTTGTGTTTCTTATGCCGCAGCACTTTGGCTTCCAGGTAAAAAATAATCTCCTCCGATATATTTTTGGTATGATCTCCTACCCTTTCAATTTTACGTATGGCGATTAGTAAGTTGAGATGATTTATTATGCCCTCAGGATTTTGTTTGATGATACTCGCAATGTTACCAACGGCATTTTTATTACTGTTATCCAGTAAATGATCCCTTGTGAATACATTTCTGGCAAGGCGGTTGTCTTCATTTTCAAAAGCAGTCAAAGCTTCTTTCAGCATATCGATGCCGGCATCAATGATATCCGGCAGATTTGTCTTTTCAAGATGCTCTTTTTCAAACGGTTGTGTACTTTCTTTGACGATTTTTGCCAGTCCCCATGCAAAATCGCCAATGCGTTCAAGATTATAGTTTATTTTAAGCACAGCCAGTACAAACCTGAGATCATTGGCAAGAGGATTGAATAAAGCCAGGAGGTTCTCGCAGTCCATATCAATTTTCAGCTCAAAGGCATCGATAAGCTTTTCTGTTGATGCCATTTCCGCAATGATATCCTTATTAAAGTTTTCAACGGCATCACGGGCCCTGGCAAGCTGACTGATGACCAGTTCCCACTCGTCGATGATATCCGACTTTAATATTTTCAATTCAGTATTGAGATGCGTCATAACATTTAAAATTTAAAATCTGACCAAAGTACATAATATTTTGCTTTTCACTGGTAAAACAGGATCAACCGAACTTACCCGTAACGTAATTTTGTGTTTTTATATCTTTCGGATTTGTAAAAATAGTTTTTGTTACATCCCATTCAACCAGTTCACCCAGGTAGAAAAAAGCAGTATAATCGCTAACGCGGCCTGCTTGCTGCATATTATGTGTCACGATGATAATCGTATAGTTTTTCTTTAATTCATAAATCAGGTCCTCGATCTTACCCGTCGATATCGGATCCAAAGCCGAGGCAGGCTCATCCATGAGTACCAGCGATGGCTCAATGGCCAGTGCACGGGCAATACAGAGCCTTTGCTGCTGTCCTCCTGAAAGATCCATAGCCGATTTTTTCAGGTTGTCCTTTACCTCTTCCCACAACGCTGCCTGCTTTATTGAGTCAACTACCTTCTCCTCAATATAATGCCGGTCATTCATGCCGTTTACCCGCAGCCCAAAGGCCACATTCTCAAAAATCGACTTTGGAAAGGGATTCGGTTTCTGAAACACC
The sequence above is a segment of the Bacteroidota bacterium genome. Coding sequences within it:
- a CDS encoding outer membrane beta-barrel protein; amino-acid sequence: MKKALFLFFALATLSLHVLAGGIVTNTNQSAAFARLMARNASLGIDAVYFNPAGLTKLQKGLFLSINNQSIFQTNTVTSNYPFLHGAPEAEYTGKVSAPFFPGIYAAYRFGKFAVSFGFNPIGGGGSAEYDKGVPSFAIPISDLVPALRPSAGVTDYKVDISFEGTSVYFGYQAGLSYEISPEVSVYAGVRYVTVKNTYKGSIRNIMINPASGGGLFIQADAFGNDMAQYYTGVATSYNTAATGASNLAAAGLGDVTFAQAAAAGYITPEQQASFEQALQGAEQPIETPIGQAQVVFTTVAGNATAGAAQMTGLAAQTGDKEVDVVQKGHGFTPIIAANLTFQEKLTLSLRYEFLTVIDVENDTKVDGTGEFPDKEKSGSDLPAMLAVGASYPVTEKLRAYADFNYYWDKNAYYGKSDTLTFEKDNPTNSSIIDKNFWEIGVGLQYDISEKILVSAGYLYSKDGTNQFYQSDLSYSTSSNAVGFGGAWKITPKIDLNIGAMFAFYKDGSTNLGHILDATYIPVTTTYGKFTQAYAIGLDFKFGK
- a CDS encoding ABC transporter permease, coding for MYNLFRQGQFFQLLSAQFKELIREPGVLFWGIVFPILMSLGLGIAFTQKPDITRKVAVIERNGIDSTIDDTLHVIETFLQSNTEKIISGNNTSQYKLTIPDDKLGNTTFLFQKTSWKDAIIRLKRGNLNLVIDEKDGEIQYHFDPLNPDAQLTYLKLSDVFSRRQIKVNIINENIIPLTVSGTRYIDFLVPGLIAMGVMMSSMWGISWGIIEKRSKKLLRRLVATPMKKSYFLITLISVRVAMNFVESALLFLFANIVFGITVQGSVAGLLIIFITGNIAFAGIAIFISSHTSKTEIGNGFINVVVMPMMVLSGIFFSYHNFPEWSIPIIQKLPLTMLADGLRSVFIEGADLRDISGPSLFMAATGVIFFSAGLKIFKWH
- a CDS encoding ABC transporter ATP-binding protein, translating into MNIPGKDTINADPVIEVKGVHKSFKTVQAVKGIDLRIPQGQFVALLGPNGAGKTTLVEMIEGIQKPDAGEIYILGMPWRGHEDTLHQIIGLSLQETHFIDKLTVWETLRLFASFFRLGHERAAEIMDIIGLEEKKKAYVVNLSGGQRQRLAIGIALINKPRILLLDEPTTGLDPNARREIWSILLKLKEQEHTSLVLTTHYMEEAEQLCDYIIIIDKGRILKEGTLGQLLSEKNDSSTNTYTLDDLFISLTGRHLHV
- the fusA gene encoding elongation factor G; protein product: MQQMPLTRLRNIGIAAHIDAGKTTVTERILFFTGTNRKIGEVHDGQATMDFMKQEQERGITIASAAITCFWKGSQINIIDTPGHVDFTIEVERSLRVIDGMVAVFCAVGGVEPQSETVWNQADRYRVPRIAFINKMDRAGADFNEAVAQMNKYLDANAVPFQIPIGAEENFRGIIDIMERKAFIFDDKEWIETDIPAGYKNTCEEARNLLIENIADFNEEIMELFLHDKEVTTESLKLAVREATLKLLITPVFCGAAYKNKGIQHLLDAVIDYLPSPVDVGAVIGLDVDDPEKFHSRHPSPKDPFAALAFKLITDPFVGQQTFIRIFSGTLKSGMQLVNSTKNKYERAGRILKIHAKAREETEEAGPGDIVALIGMKYTKTGDTLCEEGHRLFLESIHVPPSVIELKVTPLRRKDLEKFSEALKKLSNEDPSFHFHFDEETNETIISGMGELHLEIIIDRLKYEFDVEVETGEPSVSFRETITGETESNYRHVKQTGGKGQFAHTVIRIEPNEGKGYEFVDKIKGGAIPTEYVLSVNKGIQKTMEKGILAGYPIMDIKVVLLDGSYHPVDSSDMAFQTCASICFKNGFMKANPILLEPVMKVEVNTPDDYIGDIVGNLHRRRGKIEAMRRFRKGSQKVNCFVPLMEMFGYSTQLRNLSSGRAAYSMEFFKYLPLTKTLQDEVLKNLAEKKKSG